From a single Vampirovibrio chlorellavorus genomic region:
- a CDS encoding Crp/Fnr family transcriptional regulator, translating into MSAPILLENLRHCFFFDALAEKDLQAVVAMAVLRQYRAGQRIFLEGEPVEAFFLLVSGLVQAYKMGPDGKEVVLHLVQPGDVFAEYPVFGGLAHYPASALCLEPVTLIAIPAGSFKVLVADKPDILLAMLARFSRRIQEFGAMIEDLSLRSVDARLARYLLATSDQHQGSSIVLMQKKTLAAILGTVPETLSRAFKRFRQQGLIRMDGTIVQIQDRANLQALANQD; encoded by the coding sequence ATGTCTGCACCCATACTTCTTGAAAACCTACGGCACTGCTTTTTCTTTGACGCACTGGCTGAGAAGGACCTTCAGGCGGTCGTGGCCATGGCCGTACTGCGGCAGTATCGAGCCGGGCAAAGGATATTTTTGGAAGGGGAGCCGGTGGAGGCTTTCTTTCTGCTGGTTTCCGGCTTGGTGCAGGCCTATAAAATGGGCCCGGATGGCAAGGAAGTGGTTCTGCATCTGGTGCAGCCCGGAGATGTCTTTGCGGAATACCCGGTCTTTGGCGGGCTGGCCCACTATCCGGCCTCGGCCTTGTGTCTGGAGCCGGTCACCCTGATTGCCATACCCGCGGGCTCGTTTAAAGTGCTGGTTGCGGATAAGCCAGATATTTTACTGGCCATGCTGGCTCGCTTTTCCAGACGCATTCAGGAATTTGGGGCCATGATTGAGGACTTGTCCCTGCGCAGCGTGGATGCCCGCCTGGCTCGGTACCTGTTGGCCACCAGTGATCAGCATCAGGGGTCATCGATCGTTTTGATGCAAAAAAAGACGCTGGCCGCCATTCTGGGTACCGTGCCGGAAACCCTGTCCCGGGCCTTCAAGCGCTTCAGGCAGCAAGGGCTCATTCGCATGGACGGCACCATCGTGCAGATTCAGGACCGGGCAAACCTGCAGGCATTGGCGAATCAGGACTGA
- a CDS encoding globin domain-containing protein — translation MSLNTALLSETFQRAQQENGGAQALGMRFYQRLFEKYPAVRPLFNTPPEQQHKKLMASLGAIVAGVNNTEKLVPYLHAMGIRHLKYGTEAAHYPAVGENLIAVLKEHLSTEGSWTDEMESSWTEAVNLVASIMIDAAKQPEQFKDELSAAGYEADGFKPADPQPWLLAV, via the coding sequence ATGAGCTTAAACACAGCCCTGCTTTCTGAAACCTTTCAACGTGCCCAACAGGAAAATGGCGGCGCACAGGCGCTGGGCATGCGGTTTTACCAGCGCCTGTTTGAAAAATACCCGGCAGTGCGCCCCTTGTTCAACACCCCACCGGAGCAACAGCACAAAAAATTAATGGCCTCCTTGGGAGCCATTGTGGCCGGAGTGAACAACACCGAAAAATTGGTGCCTTACCTGCATGCCATGGGTATTCGTCACCTGAAATATGGTACCGAAGCGGCCCATTACCCGGCGGTGGGAGAAAATCTGATTGCCGTGCTGAAAGAGCATTTATCCACAGAGGGCAGTTGGACGGACGAGATGGAATCCAGCTGGACGGAGGCGGTGAATTTGGTGGCATCCATTATGATTGACGCCGCCAAGCAGCCGGAGCAGTTCAAGGACGAGCTGAGCGCCGCTGGTTACGAGGCCGATGGCTTTAAGCCCGCCGATCCCCAACCCTGGCTTCTGGCCGTTTAA
- a CDS encoding AbiU2 domain-containing protein, with the protein MPLQVDNHVCEAQLKKVYEILREISVYIEFYKQLFCKNNNRIEIINESAGTFFVYCRNAIVESIVMRLSKLTDAPTMGRYNNLTITTLLQNIVPTSNPDYSSIKSQIQNLAILLETVREKRNKHLGHLDLDNFSQEYPITLEELCEGVSRLEAIFNAIIRHLPEGLSYSPDTTCFFEPILDFHSDARAALIMLERGRRFKKMVQEMPEECLMPFIPENERRNGRNYFQRDILKYIDAKPEASE; encoded by the coding sequence ATGCCGCTACAAGTTGATAATCACGTTTGCGAAGCTCAGCTTAAAAAGGTGTATGAAATCCTGCGAGAGATAAGTGTCTACATTGAGTTTTACAAGCAATTATTCTGTAAAAACAATAACCGTATCGAGATTATCAACGAATCGGCTGGAACTTTCTTTGTCTATTGCAGAAATGCCATTGTAGAGTCAATTGTCATGAGACTTTCCAAACTCACCGATGCACCTACAATGGGAAGGTACAACAATCTCACTATTACAACACTCCTGCAAAATATCGTGCCCACTTCAAACCCAGACTACAGCTCCATCAAGAGTCAAATACAAAATTTAGCAATTCTTCTGGAGACTGTAAGAGAGAAGCGCAATAAGCATCTTGGGCATTTGGATCTGGATAACTTCAGTCAAGAATACCCCATTACCCTAGAGGAATTATGCGAAGGTGTTTCAAGGCTTGAAGCGATCTTTAACGCCATCATCCGGCACTTACCAGAGGGGCTATCATACAGCCCAGATACCACCTGCTTTTTTGAACCAATATTAGACTTCCACTCAGATGCTCGCGCAGCGTTGATCATGCTGGAAAGAGGAAGACGCTTTAAAAAAATGGTTCAAGAAATGCCTGAAGAGTGTCTTATGCCCTTCATCCCTGAAAACGAACGCCGCAATGGGCGAAACTACTTCCAGCGTGACATTCTCAAGTACATAGATGCCAAGCCAGAAGCGTCAGAATAA
- a CDS encoding 4Fe-4S dicluster domain-containing protein, translating to MSLPLSPLPKPAPLASLSAAQARMWQALLQRRFFKLIGGGSFTQAGKIATVSQAYSRAGVDCIDIAPDASLIGLVQQEMKNSQSRIAVLMVSVPLDPDPHFRKIELNEPGCIQCGLCLPACPTQAITLPDTLAISQDLCYGCGRCVPTCPTEALHLLPFQVESQIEAALSHPATEAVEIHSHYIDPYMLEAFLIRWRPLLKNKLLALCFRPETVPAEQMIRFVQTAQQTHPLPVFLQIDGAPMSGNDHPEASRPALKSALQTRLAFEQAGLTPPIITISGGINRHTATLLQAPEAQFIAGVGMGTMARQAVWNLSPEEAAHQAHRITQAFQQDRWRSF from the coding sequence ATGAGCCTTCCCCTCTCCCCACTGCCAAAACCCGCCCCCCTCGCCTCACTCAGCGCCGCTCAGGCCCGCATGTGGCAAGCCCTTTTGCAGCGGCGCTTTTTCAAGCTCATTGGCGGGGGCAGCTTCACGCAAGCGGGCAAAATCGCCACCGTCAGCCAGGCGTATTCAAGGGCAGGCGTGGATTGCATTGATATCGCCCCGGACGCAAGCCTGATTGGCCTGGTGCAGCAGGAAATGAAAAACAGCCAAAGCAGAATCGCCGTGCTGATGGTCAGCGTGCCCCTCGATCCAGACCCGCACTTCCGAAAAATTGAACTGAATGAGCCCGGTTGCATCCAGTGCGGGCTGTGTTTGCCCGCCTGCCCCACCCAAGCCATCACCCTGCCGGATACGTTGGCTATTTCTCAGGATCTTTGCTATGGCTGCGGGCGCTGTGTGCCCACCTGCCCCACGGAGGCCCTGCACTTACTGCCCTTTCAGGTGGAAAGCCAGATTGAAGCGGCCTTGAGTCATCCGGCCACCGAAGCGGTGGAGATTCACAGCCACTATATCGATCCCTATATGCTGGAAGCCTTCCTCATTCGCTGGCGGCCCCTGCTAAAAAACAAGCTCCTGGCCCTGTGCTTCCGCCCCGAAACTGTTCCCGCAGAGCAGATGATTCGCTTTGTGCAAACCGCCCAGCAAACCCACCCGCTGCCCGTCTTTCTGCAAATTGATGGCGCCCCCATGTCGGGCAATGATCACCCGGAGGCCTCCCGCCCGGCCCTGAAATCGGCCCTGCAAACCCGCCTGGCCTTTGAGCAAGCCGGACTGACCCCGCCCATCATCACCATTTCCGGCGGTATCAACCGGCATACCGCCACCCTGCTGCAAGCGCCCGAGGCGCAATTTATCGCCGGGGTGGGCATGGGCACCATGGCCCGACAAGCGGTATGGAACCTTTCACCGGAAGAGGCGGCACACCAAGCCCACCGAATTACACAAGCCTTTCAACAGGATCGATGGCGCTCTTTCTAG
- a CDS encoding R3H domain-containing nucleic acid-binding protein, producing MVSPSHPVIFEGNAIATDLQLLIEILPERIRHALQVVDIEDLIEIVMDLGRLPEARFSEGKLLELGEQQVTLDEIHHVVKHMGYFTSDNRAGIPRTLHRISAMRNRQGDIVGLTCRVGKLVTGTVDPIKDIIQSGKSVLLLGRPGVGKTSRLREIAMLLAGEGQKRVVIVDTSNEIAGDGDIPHPAVGRARRMQVPDRDRQKETMIEAVQNHTPEVIIVDEIGTEDEAMAARTIAERGVILVATAHGHTLENLVKNPMLSDLAGGIQTVTLGDEEAKRRASQKTIQERAKKPTFDICIEIRDRHTLAVYPDVAEAVDHLLRGWTLFPEIRKIDSETGATKVLKTDFEVMPGHIMEPEPGSFNPGEFSEHPRDLAALPVGQEEYRVFVYGISKSYLDRILERLNLHHVRITKNVYDANAVIAIKANARPGSKILKLAQDYEVPVFYAKTNTMPQIQRALREALDAEAGAFAGQIAQTPFEDEVEMALREAQEAIDTALSEKLAVELAPRRSYIRRMQHELVEKHHLTSVSIGDEPNRRLKVLPPKIRE from the coding sequence GTGGTATCGCCATCTCATCCTGTGATTTTTGAGGGAAACGCCATCGCTACTGATCTGCAACTGCTCATTGAAATTCTCCCAGAGCGCATCCGGCACGCGCTTCAAGTGGTTGATATCGAAGATTTAATTGAAATCGTCATGGATCTCGGACGCCTGCCGGAAGCCCGCTTTTCCGAAGGCAAACTGTTGGAACTGGGCGAGCAGCAAGTCACCCTGGATGAAATTCATCACGTGGTCAAGCACATGGGCTACTTTACCAGCGATAACCGGGCGGGGATTCCCCGCACCCTGCACCGCATCAGCGCCATGCGCAACCGGCAAGGGGATATTGTGGGCCTGACCTGCCGGGTGGGTAAACTGGTCACCGGCACCGTGGATCCCATTAAAGACATCATCCAGAGCGGCAAAAGTGTGCTGCTGCTGGGACGCCCCGGTGTGGGGAAAACCTCCCGCCTGCGGGAAATTGCCATGCTGCTGGCCGGAGAAGGCCAAAAGCGGGTGGTCATTGTGGATACCTCCAACGAGATCGCTGGAGACGGTGATATTCCGCACCCGGCCGTGGGTCGGGCCCGCCGCATGCAAGTGCCGGATCGGGATCGCCAGAAAGAAACCATGATCGAGGCGGTGCAAAACCACACCCCGGAAGTGATCATCGTTGATGAAATCGGCACTGAAGATGAGGCCATGGCCGCCCGCACCATCGCCGAGCGGGGCGTCATTCTGGTGGCCACCGCCCACGGGCATACCCTGGAAAATCTGGTCAAAAACCCCATGCTCTCCGACTTGGCCGGAGGCATTCAGACTGTGACCCTGGGCGATGAGGAGGCCAAACGCCGGGCCTCTCAGAAAACCATTCAGGAGCGGGCCAAAAAACCCACCTTCGATATCTGCATCGAAATTCGGGATCGCCATACCCTGGCCGTATACCCGGACGTGGCCGAAGCCGTGGATCACCTGCTGCGGGGCTGGACCCTGTTCCCCGAAATTCGTAAAATCGACAGCGAAACCGGGGCCACCAAAGTTTTAAAAACCGATTTTGAAGTAATGCCCGGCCATATCATGGAGCCGGAACCCGGCAGCTTCAATCCGGGAGAGTTTTCTGAACACCCTCGGGACCTGGCCGCCTTGCCCGTGGGGCAGGAAGAGTATCGGGTGTTTGTGTATGGCATCAGTAAGTCTTATCTGGATCGCATTCTGGAGCGGCTGAATCTGCACCATGTGCGCATTACCAAAAACGTTTATGACGCCAACGCCGTGATTGCCATCAAGGCCAACGCCCGGCCCGGTTCCAAAATCCTGAAACTGGCCCAGGATTACGAAGTGCCGGTGTTCTACGCCAAAACCAACACCATGCCCCAAATTCAGCGGGCCTTGCGGGAAGCCTTGGACGCCGAAGCGGGGGCCTTTGCCGGACAAATCGCCCAAACCCCGTTTGAAGATGAGGTGGAAATGGCCTTGCGGGAAGCGCAAGAAGCCATTGATACGGCCCTGTCGGAAAAATTGGCCGTGGAACTGGCCCCCCGCCGTTCCTACATTCGCCGCATGCAGCACGAACTGGTGGAAAAGCACCATCTCACCAGCGTAAGCATTGGCGATGAGCCCAACCGCCGCTTAAAAGTATTGCCGCCCAAAATTCGGGAGTGA
- the tmk gene encoding dTMP kinase, whose translation MDTVLQQGLFVTFEGLDGCGKSTQLALCAEALIAQGYSVLTTRNPGGTAFGQELRQILLHSQGPVFPLSELLLFIADRAQHMDEVVFPALAKGTIVLCDRHMDSTLAYQGYGRGLSIDTIRELNHIAIQGKQPDLTVLFDAEPAVLAQRVNHRGQADRLEGEKAEFHNKVRAGFLDLARQEPQRIRVFDATESPEALHPKVLQTLEAALKPLETLCKQETRHGQAF comes from the coding sequence ATGGACACAGTATTACAGCAGGGACTGTTTGTTACCTTTGAAGGACTGGACGGCTGCGGAAAATCCACCCAACTGGCGCTGTGCGCCGAAGCCTTAATCGCGCAGGGCTATTCCGTGCTGACCACCCGCAATCCGGGCGGCACGGCCTTCGGGCAGGAACTACGCCAGATTCTGCTACACTCGCAAGGGCCGGTGTTTCCGCTGAGCGAACTGCTGCTATTCATCGCTGACCGGGCCCAGCACATGGATGAAGTGGTCTTTCCAGCCCTGGCCAAAGGCACCATTGTCCTTTGCGATCGGCATATGGACTCCACGCTGGCCTATCAGGGATACGGGCGGGGCTTGAGTATCGATACCATCCGGGAGCTGAACCACATTGCCATCCAGGGCAAACAGCCGGATTTAACCGTTCTGTTCGACGCGGAACCGGCGGTATTGGCCCAGCGGGTCAACCACCGGGGGCAAGCCGATCGGCTGGAAGGAGAGAAGGCTGAATTCCACAACAAGGTGCGGGCGGGTTTTCTGGATCTGGCCCGACAAGAACCCCAACGCATCCGGGTGTTCGATGCCACGGAAAGCCCCGAGGCCTTGCACCCCAAAGTCCTGCAAACACTGGAAGCCGCCCTCAAACCTTTAGAAACTCTCTGCAAGCAGGAAACCCGCCATGGCCAAGCCTTTTGA